In Bacillus toyonensis BCT-7112, a single window of DNA contains:
- a CDS encoding DNA alkylation repair protein, producing the protein MGKYVPLKFLFNDELAEKMADSICKHDSTFSKKNFIASVTCKVEGLELKQRIEVIADELHNALQKDFNEAIHILLKTLGPENTTEVGTFTNGYMYMPIAKYVEKYGLNDFDSSFHAMYEITKRNTAEYAIRPFLETYHEDTLNILQQWIHDENSHIRRLISEGTRPRLPWAKKTGALKGNFKNNLQLLEPLMNDPSKYVQKSVANHINDITKEDKELVFQWLQQLRDKQHPVNPWIIKHGLRTVIKNGTLPKDFYF; encoded by the coding sequence ATGGGTAAATACGTTCCATTAAAATTTTTATTTAATGATGAATTAGCAGAAAAAATGGCTGACTCTATTTGTAAACACGATTCTACTTTCTCTAAAAAAAACTTTATAGCCTCCGTAACATGTAAAGTTGAAGGTTTAGAGTTAAAGCAACGGATTGAAGTAATAGCAGATGAATTACACAATGCTTTACAAAAAGATTTTAATGAAGCAATACATATATTACTGAAAACATTGGGACCAGAAAATACAACAGAAGTAGGTACATTTACAAACGGCTATATGTACATGCCTATCGCAAAATACGTTGAAAAATATGGGCTTAACGATTTTGACTCCTCATTCCATGCAATGTATGAAATAACAAAAAGGAATACTGCTGAATATGCCATTCGGCCTTTTCTTGAAACGTACCATGAAGACACACTAAATATTTTACAACAGTGGATTCATGACGAAAACAGCCACATTAGGAGACTAATTTCTGAAGGTACAAGACCAAGACTTCCTTGGGCAAAAAAAACAGGAGCTCTAAAAGGTAACTTTAAGAACAATTTACAGCTTCTTGAACCATTAATGAATGACCCTTCTAAGTATGTTCAAAAATCTGTAGCCAATCATATTAACGATATTACGAAGGAAGATAAAGAACTCGTTTTTCAATGGTTGCAGCAATTACGTGATAAACAGCATCCTGTTAACCCTTGGATTATAAAACATGGGTTAAGAACGGTGATAAAAAATGGTACTTTACCAAAAGATTTTTATTTTTAA
- a CDS encoding DUF2716 domain-containing protein — protein sequence MENWIEFTDKEYDRIWDKVYSDYEFSPSVSIFPSFKVPGPFITYDISHYFGESVDLNVYDELEEKALKVFKENTALNEYMMALDWQHECYWVNPHLEFERNEFYEWRIPIFPNGDYYFFIQKDFKWGYLGHPWEKSITIFGKEIIESFKQNKPEMFQNILRQG from the coding sequence ATGGAAAATTGGATTGAGTTTACAGATAAAGAGTACGATCGAATTTGGGATAAAGTATATAGTGACTATGAATTTTCACCAAGTGTTTCAATATTTCCATCGTTTAAAGTACCAGGACCGTTTATCACATATGACATCTCTCATTATTTTGGAGAATCGGTAGATTTAAATGTATATGATGAACTTGAAGAAAAAGCATTAAAAGTTTTCAAAGAGAATACAGCATTGAATGAATATATGATGGCACTAGATTGGCAACATGAATGTTATTGGGTAAATCCACACTTAGAGTTTGAAAGAAATGAATTTTATGAGTGGCGTATACCAATATTTCCGAATGGTGATTACTATTTCTTTATTCAGAAAGACTTTAAGTGGGGGTATTTAGGCCATCCTTGGGAGAAGAGTATAACGATATTTGGAAAAGAAATAATAGAGAGTTTTAAACAAAATAAACCGGAAATGTTTCAAAATATTTTAAGGCAGGGATAA
- a CDS encoding class I SAM-dependent methyltransferase encodes MKRDPLFLTLLDSANTNFSGWDFSFISETGRMKSEPLSWSYGSTAFQLIQHAKSMLDMGTGGGELLSMLQPFPPTIYATEGYAPNVPISRKKLEPLGVIVVEVKDDAALPLQDAQFDLIVNQHESYAASEVNRILSPNGIFLTQQAGGLDCAELNKQFGTPLNSEFASWSLETACNELKENGFTILDAKEEFPLQRFYDIGAIVYYLKAIPWQTPDFTVERYYEELYRIHEIMLQKGYFDVKQHRFIIKAIRN; translated from the coding sequence ATGAAACGTGATCCATTATTTTTAACTTTATTAGACAGTGCAAATACAAATTTTAGCGGCTGGGATTTTTCTTTCATTTCAGAAACGGGTCGAATGAAAAGTGAGCCTTTATCGTGGTCGTACGGTAGCACTGCTTTCCAGCTTATACAACACGCAAAATCAATGCTAGATATGGGCACTGGCGGTGGAGAGCTTTTATCTATGTTACAACCGTTCCCGCCAACTATTTATGCTACTGAGGGCTACGCTCCAAACGTGCCAATTTCCCGAAAGAAATTAGAGCCTTTAGGGGTTATTGTTGTAGAAGTAAAGGATGATGCTGCCCTACCGCTTCAAGATGCTCAATTTGATTTAATTGTGAACCAACATGAATCCTATGCTGCTTCTGAGGTAAACCGAATCCTTTCTCCTAATGGAATATTTCTTACACAACAAGCTGGTGGTCTTGATTGCGCAGAACTTAATAAGCAGTTTGGCACACCACTAAATAGCGAATTTGCAAGTTGGTCACTCGAAACTGCCTGTAATGAGCTAAAGGAAAATGGATTTACTATTTTAGATGCAAAGGAAGAATTCCCTCTTCAACGCTTTTATGATATTGGCGCTATCGTCTATTATTTAAAAGCGATTCCGTGGCAAACTCCTGATTTTACTGTCGAAAGGTATTATGAGGAATTATATCGCATACATGAGATTATGTTGCAAAAAGGCTATTTTGATGTGAAGCAACATCGCTTTATCATTAAAGCGATTCGCAACTAA
- a CDS encoding NUDIX hydrolase, whose product MYTYTICFIRKGNKILLLNRNKKPNMGMWNGVGGKIEDNETPYEGIIRETLEETGIDLQSVTYKGNVGFKDKDEPLASEGMYVFLADLPEGVQMDTPLSTDEGILEWKEIGWILDENNRGVVSNLPKYLPLILTEENMLEHIFTYDNRNIINYTTAFLTEDDANKRYEKQLVSQ is encoded by the coding sequence ATGTATACATACACAATTTGCTTCATTAGAAAAGGAAATAAAATACTCTTACTAAATAGAAATAAAAAGCCGAATATGGGAATGTGGAATGGTGTTGGGGGAAAAATTGAAGATAATGAAACGCCATATGAAGGAATAATTAGAGAAACGCTTGAGGAAACGGGCATAGATCTCCAAAGTGTAACGTATAAGGGGAATGTTGGTTTTAAAGATAAAGACGAGCCTCTGGCTAGTGAAGGAATGTATGTATTCCTTGCTGATTTGCCAGAGGGAGTACAAATGGATACACCGTTAAGTACTGATGAAGGTATATTAGAGTGGAAGGAAATTGGATGGATATTAGATGAGAATAATAGAGGTGTAGTTAGTAATTTACCAAAATACTTACCGCTAATATTAACAGAAGAAAATATGTTAGAGCATATATTCACGTACGATAACCGGAATATTATTAATTACACAACTGCATTTTTGACAGAAGATGATGCGAACAAACGATATGAAAAACAACTCGTTTCTCAATAG
- a CDS encoding cephalosporin hydroxylase family protein, producing MDTTSSEFLKQYYDSHVWLKDTYWFGVPICKLPSDLFLYQEIIYELKPDLIIECGTFHGGSALYLASMLDLIGKGHVLTIDITPQPNRPSHNRITYLTASSVSVQAVQTIVSMRKPDDVILVILDSDHSKEHVSKELLLYKSIVTTGSYIIVEDTCINGNPLLPDWGPGPMEAVEEFLAKNNNFIIDESKHKFFISFNPKGFLKKIK from the coding sequence ATCGATACTACAAGCAGTGAATTTTTAAAACAGTATTACGACAGCCACGTTTGGTTAAAAGATACCTACTGGTTCGGTGTTCCCATCTGCAAACTTCCCTCTGATCTCTTTTTGTATCAAGAAATCATTTATGAATTAAAGCCCGATTTAATTATTGAATGCGGGACTTTTCATGGTGGTAGTGCACTGTATTTAGCTTCTATGTTAGATTTAATCGGAAAAGGTCACGTACTTACTATCGATATAACTCCGCAGCCAAATCGGCCATCACATAATCGGATTACGTATTTAACAGCATCTTCTGTTTCTGTGCAGGCCGTCCAAACAATAGTAAGTATGCGCAAACCTGATGATGTGATTTTAGTTATTTTAGATTCTGATCATAGTAAAGAACATGTATCAAAAGAACTCTTACTTTATAAATCTATTGTAACCACTGGTAGTTACATTATTGTAGAGGATACATGTATTAACGGAAATCCTCTCCTTCCAGATTGGGGCCCTGGCCCGATGGAAGCCGTGGAAGAGTTTTTAGCTAAAAATAACAATTTCATAATCGATGAATCTAAACATAAATTTTTCATATCTTTTAATCCAAAAGGTTTTTTAAAGAAAATAAAGTGA
- the lepB gene encoding signal peptidase I encodes MKEEIKRGWGKYILFILVMVIAYHSFTLCKVEGKSMQPTLNEEDYVFVNKAAVHFSNIQHGEIVIIKEEDESKYYVKRVIGLPGDVINITNGTVYVNDKKQVEPYTNKDLFNNTQVFYNFQKTKIPPDKLFVMGDNRELSRDSRNGLGYIEEDNVIGKVEFVYYPFSKMKIIE; translated from the coding sequence ATGAAAGAGGAGATTAAGAGAGGTTGGGGGAAGTACATACTATTTATACTTGTTATGGTAATAGCCTATCATTCTTTTACGTTATGTAAGGTAGAAGGGAAATCCATGCAGCCGACTTTAAATGAAGAAGACTACGTATTTGTAAATAAAGCAGCAGTACATTTTTCTAACATACAGCACGGGGAAATTGTCATTATTAAAGAAGAGGACGAATCGAAATATTATGTGAAAAGGGTAATAGGGCTACCTGGTGACGTAATTAACATAACGAATGGAACTGTATATGTAAATGATAAAAAACAAGTAGAGCCGTATACAAATAAAGATTTATTCAACAATACACAAGTATTTTACAATTTCCAAAAGACAAAGATTCCACCAGATAAGCTATTTGTCATGGGAGATAACCGTGAACTTAGTAGGGATAGTCGCAATGGCTTAGGATATATTGAAGAAGATAACGTGATAGGAAAAGTAGAATTTGTGTATTATCCTTTTTCAAAAATGAAAATTATAGAATAA